The Desulfovibrio fairfieldensis sequence CACTTTGGCCACCTGGGCCTCGCGCACCTTAAAACCGAGTTTTTCATTGCGCGTGTCCGCCGTCACCCGGATGCCCAAGGCCTGCAGTTCCCCGCGCATGCGTTCCACTGTGGCGTCCCCGGCTTCGGTGACTGTGAGCAGGCGGGCCTGCTCCGGCGCGAGCCAGGCGGGCAGGGCACCGGCATACTGCTCGATAAGCACGCCGATGAAGCGCTCCAGCGAGCCCATGATGGCCCGGTGAACCATGACCGGGCGGTGGCGCTCGCCGTCCTGGCCCACATAGGTCAGGTCGAAACGCTCGGGCAGAGTGAAGTCCACCTGAATGGTGGAACACTGCCATTCGCGGCCGATGCAGTCCAGCAGGCGCACGTCGATCTTGGGACCGTAGAACGCGCCGTCTCCGGCATTGATCTCATAGGGCAGCCCGGCTTTTTCCACGGCCTGGATCAGGGCGTTGGTCGCCAATTCCCAGGCCTCGTCCGTGCCGATGCTGCTCTCGGGCCGGGTGGACACGGCCACCTTGTACTGGAAACCGAAGAGGTGCATCAGGTCGCGGATCAGATGGATGACGCCCAGAATCTCGCCTTCCAGCTGCTCGGGCGCGCAAAGGATGTGCGCGTCGTCCTGGGTGAACTGGCGCACGCGCAGCAGGCCGTGCAGCACGCCGCTCTTTTCGTGGCGGTGCACCACGCCCAGTTCGAAATAGCGCTGGGGCAGATCGCGGTAGCTGCGCAGCTCGTTCTTGTAGATGAGCATGTGCGCGATGCAGTTCATGGGCTTGATGCCGTAAGCGTCGTCCTCGATCCGGGTGAAATACATGTTTTCACGGTAGTGATCGTAGTGGCCGGAACGCTGCCAGGTCTCCACGCGCAGCAGCTGCGGCCCCTGCACCATGTCGTAGCCGCGCTTGAGGTGCTCCTTGCGCCAGAAATCTTCCAGAATGGCGCGCACCAGCATGCCCTTGGGCAGCCAGAACACCATACCCGGAGCCACGTCCTCCTGGAAGGCGAACAGGCTCAGCTCGCGGCCCAGCTTGCGGTGGTCGCGGCGCTTGGCTTCCTCCAACTGCTTGAGATAGGCGGCCAGGGCCTTCTCGTCGGCAAAGGCAGTACCGTAGATACGCGACAACATGGGATTTTTTTCATCCCCGCGCCAGTAGGCGCCGGCCACGGACATCAGCTTGGAAGCCTTGGCAAAACCCGTATGCGGCACATGCGGGCCACGGCAGAGATCCGTGAAGTCGCCGCAGGTATAGAGGGAAACAGTGTCCGCCTCAATGCCTTCAATAAGCTCCACCTTGTAGGTTTCGCCCATGGCCTTGAAGCGCGCCACGGCGTCGGCCTTGGAGAGTGCTTCGCGGCTGAAAGGCTCTCGCGCCGCGGCGATTTTCTGCATCTCGGCCTCAATGGCCGGAAAATCCTCGCTGGAGAAAGGGCGCTCCACATCGAAATCGTAATAAAAGCCGTTGTCGATGGACGGCCCGATGGTCACCTTGGCCGTGGGAAACAGGCGCTTGACCGCAGCGGCCATGACATGGGCCGTGGAATGGCGGATCAGTTGCAGACCTTCGGGCGAGTCGGCATAAACGGGCGTGAGTTCGCCGCACCCCTCGGGCAGCGGCGCGGAAAGATCCAGCAGCACGCTTTGGCCGTCGACGACGGCGCGAGCGGCCACCACGGCCTTGAATTTCTTGCCGCTCAAAGCCTTTTGCAGCGCCGCCGCAACCTCGGCCCCGGCGGGAACGTCCACCATTTGCCCTTCCACACGGACATCCATCACAAGCTCCTTCTGCGCGGGGCCCGGCGCGCAACGCCCCAAAAACAAATGGGGAGGCAAACCTCCCCACTGTGCCGGACACCCAAGCGCGGGCCGCCTTTCACGCGGCGCGCTTTCTATGCTGAGGGGAAAATCCCCGGAATTGCAATTGGTAGGAACGAGCAGACTTGAACTGCTGACCCCTTCCGTGTCAAGGAAGTGCTCTAGCCACCTGAGCTACGCTCCTACATAGAGGCAAGAGGTTGTATAGCCGTTGCCGCGTTCAGCGTCAACTCTTTTTTGCCGGATTCCCGTAACTTTTGCCGCGCCGGACCGCCGTCCGTTCCGGCGGCGGGTTGGAATGCGGTTGCGGCATATCACACCGGGATATCTGCCGATCTCAGGAAAAACCAACCCTGATT is a genomic window containing:
- the thrS gene encoding threonine--tRNA ligase; translated protein: MDVRVEGQMVDVPAGAEVAAALQKALSGKKFKAVVAARAVVDGQSVLLDLSAPLPEGCGELTPVYADSPEGLQLIRHSTAHVMAAAVKRLFPTAKVTIGPSIDNGFYYDFDVERPFSSEDFPAIEAEMQKIAAAREPFSREALSKADAVARFKAMGETYKVELIEGIEADTVSLYTCGDFTDLCRGPHVPHTGFAKASKLMSVAGAYWRGDEKNPMLSRIYGTAFADEKALAAYLKQLEEAKRRDHRKLGRELSLFAFQEDVAPGMVFWLPKGMLVRAILEDFWRKEHLKRGYDMVQGPQLLRVETWQRSGHYDHYRENMYFTRIEDDAYGIKPMNCIAHMLIYKNELRSYRDLPQRYFELGVVHRHEKSGVLHGLLRVRQFTQDDAHILCAPEQLEGEILGVIHLIRDLMHLFGFQYKVAVSTRPESSIGTDEAWELATNALIQAVEKAGLPYEINAGDGAFYGPKIDVRLLDCIGREWQCSTIQVDFTLPERFDLTYVGQDGERHRPVMVHRAIMGSLERFIGVLIEQYAGALPAWLAPEQARLLTVTEAGDATVERMRGELQALGIRVTADTRNEKLGFKVREAQVAKVPYILVVGEKEVQADGVNVRLRSGENLGLKSIADVAALIRADAEEPFKQGGMRYSFA